The genomic interval ATCAAACATATAGTTTTGGCCTCGAAAAATCATGATGGGAAATTACGGCGTGCTATTGAGAGAATCACTGGACGAGTGTTTGGTAGATCGGGCTGTACGAATAGCTACTCTGCTGAGAAAAGTCGATACAAACTGGAACCGGAGACGCTGCAGTTATTTCTCGTGGTCGCGCTATCGAGGAGCGGGGGCAGTGAGGCGAGGTTCAGGACGCGTGAGCGACGCCGTAATCAGTAATCCCGGAGGTTCACCTCGACCCGGTTTTTTGCGGCTCGCAGCCGATCCGGCAGTGTTTCTCGGTACCAGTCGTCGGTCATCTCGGCTGCGGGACCGGAGAGACTGATCGCACCCACGACAGCGTCGTCGGGCCCGAACAGCGGCACGCCGACACAGCGAAGACCGCGGCCGTACTCCTCCTCGTCGAACGCGACGCCACGCTCGTGAATCCGATCGAGTTCCTCTCGCAGTGCCGCCCGCTCAGTGATCGTCTGGTCGGTGTACCCGACAAGGTCGATCGAATCGAGCAGTTCTTCGCGTCGCTCGGTCGACACGTGAGCGAGTATCGATTTTCCGGTCGCCGAACAGTGCAGATCGTGGGTTTCTCCGGCTCGCGTCGAAAAACGGATGTCGTCGCTCCCGCGGGATCGGTACAGGTACACGCCGTCTCCACGCTCCTCGACGGCGAGGTTGCCGACGAGATCCGTCCCTTCGACAAGATGTTCGATTTGTGGCCGCGCAACCTCGAACAGACCGGTCCGCATTCGCGTCGTCTCCCCGATTCGGAGAAACTGTAGGCTAAGCCAGTACTGCCCGTCCTCACCAACGACGTATCCCTGCTGTTCGAGCGTCGTCAAGTGGTTGTGGGCAGTGCTCTTCGAGACGCCGACCGCGTCGGCGATCTCGGTTACGCCAGCCTCGCCAGACTGTTCGAGATACTCCACGAGCGAGAGGAGCGTCTCGACCGAGCCGACGGGTGCATTTGAGCGGTCCATGTTGGCCTCTCTTTGTCTCCCCGGTAATTGTAGTTTGCCCACGATCGCGTTCTGTATATCAGAACAGATCGGCGGCCGCCCCCGACACTCGGCGTGAACAGCTGTCATTGGTGTGGTGTCGTTGCTCACGCTCGGACTACTTTACAAAAATAACTTTGTAATCTCTCGGCCCGGAAGTCCGTTCGGGCTGTCGAGTCTGTTCTGCTTTGCAGAACAGTTGTTTTGGGGCAGGAAGAGCCCTCACGATACGAGGAACTCACGGGTACCGGAGGGAAAGACTGCAGACAGCGGCCAGAAAGACGATCGTCGGGCGTCAGTAATTGAGATACACCGTCTTACTCGTCGTGAAGAAGTCCAGCCCGGCGTCGCCTTGCTCGCGCCACGTCTCGCTCGAGGAGTTTTTCATGCCGCCAAACGGTACGTGGAGTTCGAGGCCGGTCGTCTTCTCGTTGATCTTCACGACACCGGCTTCGACGTCGTCGACGAAGCGGTTGGCCTGGGAGAGATCGTCCGTAATGACGCTCGCTGACAGTCCGTACTGGCTGTCGTTGGCAATCGCGACCGCTTCATCGAAGTCCGAGACAGGAATGACGGAGACGACCGGCCCGAAGATTTCCTCTTGCGCGATCGTCATACTCGACTCGACGTCGCTGAAGACGGTCGGTTCGACGTAGTGGCCGTCGGCGTCGAGATCGGGAACGCCGCCGCCCGTTTCGAGCGTGGCTCCTTCTTCGTTCCCGACTTCGATGTACTCAAGCGTCCCTTCGAGTTCGGACTCGGTCACCTGCGGCCCCATGTCGGCTTCGAGGCCGGGACCGATCTCGAGATTCTCCGCATACTCGACCAGTCCGTCGACGAACTCCTCGTAGACTGATTCGTGGACAATCGCCCGCGAGGTCGCAGTACAGGCCTGTCCGGTGACGCCGAAGGCGCCGCTACCGACGATATCTACTGCTTCGTCGATGTCGGCACTCGATGTCACGACTGCTGGGTTCTTTCCTCCCATTTCGAGTTGGATCCGCGCGCCGGTTTCGGAGGCGGAGTCGCGGACGATCTCGCCGACCGCCGAACTGCCGGTGAACGAGATCGCGTCGATCGCTTCGTGTGACGTGATCGTCCCGCCGACCTCGCTTCCGGAGCCCGTGACGACGTTGAAGACGCCGTCTGGTAGTCCGGCCTCGTCGAGACACTTCGTCAGTTCGTGGACGACGGTTGGCGCCTGCGACGCCGGTTTTAGTACGACTG from Natronoarchaeum philippinense carries:
- a CDS encoding IclR family transcriptional regulator, yielding MDRSNAPVGSVETLLSLVEYLEQSGEAGVTEIADAVGVSKSTAHNHLTTLEQQGYVVGEDGQYWLSLQFLRIGETTRMRTGLFEVARPQIEHLVEGTDLVGNLAVEERGDGVYLYRSRGSDDIRFSTRAGETHDLHCSATGKSILAHVSTERREELLDSIDLVGYTDQTITERAALREELDRIHERGVAFDEEEYGRGLRCVGVPLFGPDDAVVGAISLSGPAAEMTDDWYRETLPDRLRAAKNRVEVNLRDY
- the xacF gene encoding 2,5-dioxovalerate dehydrogenase produces the protein MAAQQRTNYCNGEWVESESTETFTVTNPADQSVIAEFPKSTAADAERAVQAAVDAQDAWANTPGPERGAILRRAAGLLEDRADDVAETLTREEGKALAEASGEVQRAVDILYYYAEKASDLAGDAKAPSGRDSRLRTVTEPVGVVGLITPWNYPIAIPTWKAAPALAAGNAVVLKPASQAPTVVHELTKCLDEAGLPDGVFNVVTGSGSEVGGTITSHEAIDAISFTGSSAVGEIVRDSASETGARIQLEMGGKNPAVVTSSADIDEAVDIVGSGAFGVTGQACTATSRAIVHESVYEEFVDGLVEYAENLEIGPGLEADMGPQVTESELEGTLEYIEVGNEEGATLETGGGVPDLDADGHYVEPTVFSDVESSMTIAQEEIFGPVVSVIPVSDFDEAVAIANDSQYGLSASVITDDLSQANRFVDDVEAGVVKINEKTTGLELHVPFGGMKNSSSETWREQGDAGLDFFTTSKTVYLNY